Proteins from one Coregonus clupeaformis isolate EN_2021a chromosome 25, ASM2061545v1, whole genome shotgun sequence genomic window:
- the ston2 gene encoding stonin-2 isoform X3: MFPEDEGIEMDSVSWTSNTKLPGTQSETPISSGRFSSWVTFDDDEEDKPHLHRREQPSHIRLDNLSPFQDANSNLIGSPPNVWKQNGTQQNQNRHLLDLTPDGNPPRTLLTEPITAPLLPGSTKPYTKKNPFLCEEFNDIQPSPINPFSSYFDCKKEVTSPMIQSNGSAHHRESSPCAFSFSSPFFQSLSSHSQEAKRESILVFSSEFEPTRGGGGGGETVSHVTPPLDRLDLDQLRNLQITDPDDPGSPTLPDDSVEDAEEAKEDGMEGEDESAPYLPDHMTSQDGWAMLLRIPEKKNIMSSRHWGPIYVRLSDNGVLQMFYEKGLEKPFRTLKLDPRHEAAEHRLQNYEEAGRVHTLSVDLVQYRERRRIQPKSPVTHQPIREQLVKLGTTCYHDFLSFRHALVEVLRQLPAVTGGALPGTTGSPIGAGLTEEEVQVEVRDEFYGTVAAGDGRILKQLVMTRVHVLAFLSGSAGCRLGLNDVQVKGKEVVSRHDIIPNTTTRWICLRDCELHDEHADELEFLSSRQVVFTPPPCRRFQLLAFRTAFAEKTLPFTLRTVASVRGAEVTLQSWLLMSQGFSSNRDALNLIPCENVAIRYPIPEIWAKNFRRDGVMGERSLKARFNKGASFGTPSTSGSEPVMRVTLGTAKYEQAFKAVVWRLSRLPDKNSALGHPHTFFCRLELVSDREVPASLQSHLEVEFDMPAASASKATVRSLSVEDRTDVKKWINYKSHYSYQVPIEQKTGGLSESSSPTLDQDQPGECAQQ; the protein is encoded by the exons ATGTTCCCAGAGGATGAAGGTATAGAGATGGATTCAGTCAGCTGGACTTCCAACACTAAACTCCCCGGCACCCAATCAGAGACCCCCATTTCTTCTGGACGCTTCTCTTCCTGGGTGACCTTCGACGATGACGAGGAGGACAAGCCCCACCTCCACCGCCGGGAGCAGCCATCCCACATCCGATTGGATAATCTCAGCCCCTTCCAGGATGCCAACAGTAACCTGATTGGTTCTCCTCCCAACGTTTGGAAGCAGAACGGGACCCAGCAGAACCAGAACCGCCACCTCCTGGACCTGACGCCAGACGGAAACCCTCCTAGAACCCTTCTGACTGAACCTATAACAGCTCCCCTGCTCCCCGGCAGCACTAAACCCTACACCAAGAAGAACCCTTTCCTGTGTGAAGAGTTCAATGACATCCAGCCCTCTCCCATCAACCCCTTTAGTTCCTACTTTGACTGTAAAAAGGAAGTGACATCACCGATGATCCAGAGTAATGGCTCCGCCCACCACCGGGAGAGCTCTCCCTGTGCCTTCTCCTTTAGCTCTCCTTTCTTCCAGTCTCTCAGCTCCCACAGCCAAGAGGCCAAACGAGAGTCCATTCTAGTTTTCTCCTCCGAGTTTGAGCCcaccagaggaggaggaggaggaggagagactgtcAGCCATGTCACTCCTCCCTTAGACAGACTAGACCTGGATCAGCTGAGAAACCTCCAGATCACAGACCCAGACGATCCAGGCAGCCCCACTCTGCCTGATGACTCAGTGGAGGATGCGGAGGAGGCAAAGGAagatgggatggagggagaggatgagagcgCCCCCTACCTCCCAGATCACATGACCTCCCAAGATGGCTGGGCCATGTTGCTCCGTATACCAGAGAAGAAGAACATCATGTCGTCACGCCACTGGGGGCCTATCTATGTCCGTCTGTCTGACAACGGCGTGCTCCAGATGTTCTACGAAAAAGGTCTGGAAAAACCCTTCAGGACCCTGAAGCTGGACCCTCGCCATGAGGCGGCTGAACACCGCCTGCAGAACTACGAAGAAGCCGGCCGCGTCCACACTCTCAGTGTGGACCTCGTCCAATACCGCGAGAGGAGACGAATCCAGCCGAAGTCGCCCGTCACACACCAGCCAATCCGTGAGCAGCTGGTGAAGCTGGGCACCACCTGTTACCACGACTTCCTGAGTTTTCGTCACGCGCTGGTGGAGGTGCTGAGGCAGTTGCCGGCAGTGACGGGCGGGGCGTTGCCGGGGACGACGGGGTCGCCCATAGGGGCGGGGCTGACAGAGGAGGAGGTGCAGGTGGAGGTGAGGGACGAGTTCTACGGGACGGTCGCCGCAGGAGATGGGAGGATTCTGAAGCAGCTTGTGATGACTCGTGTGCACGTGCTAGCCTTCCTCTCTGGGTCGGCAGGCTGCCGCCTCGGACTCAATGATGTGCAG GTCAAAGGTAAGGAGGTGGTCTCCAGACACGACAttatccccaacaccaccacacgcTGGATCTGCTTGCGTGACTGCGAGCTTCACGACGAACACGCAGACGAACTAGAGTTCCTGTCGTCACGCCAAGTTGTCTTCACACCGCCACCCTGCCGCCGCTTCCAGCTGCTCGCCTTCCGCACGGCCTTCGCAGAGAAGACCCTCCCCTTCACGCTGCGCACCGTCGCCTCCGTCCGCGGCGCCGAGGTCACCCTGCAGTCCTGGCTGCTGATGTCACAGGGGTTCTCATCCAATCGGGACGCGTTGAACCTCATCCCCTGCGAGAATGTGGCG ATACGCTACCCTATCCCTGAGATTTGGGCCAAGAACTTCCGTCGGGACGGGGTGATGGGGGAGAGGTCACTGAAGGCGAGGTTCAACAAGGGTGCCAGCTTCGGCACGCCGAGTACTTCCGGGTCAGAGCCAGTGATGAGGGTGACCCTTGGCACGGCCAAGTATGAACAGGCTTTTAAAGCTGTGGTGTGGAGGCTCAGCCGCCTGCCTGACAAAAACTCTG CGTTGGGTCACCCCCACACCTTCTTCTGTCGTCTGGAGCTTGTTTCGGACCGGGAGGTGCCAGCCTCGCTGCAGAGCCACCTAGAGGTAGAGTTTGACATGCCTGCCGCCTCTGCCTCCAAAGCCACCGTCCGCTCCCTCtctgtagaggacaggacagatgtCAAGAAGTGGATCAACTACAAATCACACTACTCCTACCAG GTGCCTATAGAACAGAAAACAGGTGGCCTCTCAGAGAGCAGCAGCCCTACACTGGACCAGGACCAGCCTGGAGAATGTGCACAGCAGTGA